In the genome of Myroides phaeus, one region contains:
- a CDS encoding cysteine desulfurase family protein produces the protein MKQVYLDSAATTSVRPEVVEEMIKVLRDDYGNPSSTYSIGRHAKALIESARKIIAKQFNVSSSEIIFNSCGTEGNNWILRSAVRDLGVKRIISTKLEHHAVLNTIKQLNAEYGVEMVFLDIKETSEIDYEQLEQLLKEGDKPTLVSLMHVNNEVGTELDLKRVATMCQENDALFHCDTVQSVGKTRIDLAEIPVDFIVASAHKFHGPKGIGFAFIRKKNVLRPVMFGGEQEKGLRAGTEGTHQVVGMAKALEMAYELLDEERAHITSLKEYCSKRLVEVYPDVHFNGNKTGFYNILNVLLPLSEEKAAMMLFQLDMKGIAVSRGSACQSGSQKPSHVLSQFLCAEDLKKPSLRLSFSHENTKEDIDILIDVLKTI, from the coding sequence ATGAAACAAGTATATCTTGACAGTGCAGCAACAACATCTGTGCGTCCTGAAGTAGTAGAGGAAATGATTAAAGTATTAAGAGATGATTATGGAAACCCGTCATCTACTTATTCTATTGGACGACACGCAAAGGCGTTAATTGAAAGTGCACGAAAGATAATCGCAAAACAGTTTAACGTTAGTTCTTCTGAGATTATTTTTAACTCTTGTGGAACGGAAGGTAACAACTGGATTTTGCGCTCTGCTGTTAGAGATTTAGGAGTTAAGAGAATTATTAGTACAAAATTAGAACACCACGCTGTGTTAAACACTATAAAGCAATTAAATGCTGAATATGGTGTGGAGATGGTGTTTTTAGATATAAAAGAAACAAGTGAAATTGATTACGAGCAACTTGAACAATTATTAAAAGAGGGTGATAAGCCAACTTTAGTAAGTTTAATGCACGTAAACAATGAGGTTGGTACTGAACTTGACTTGAAACGCGTGGCTACTATGTGTCAAGAGAATGATGCTTTGTTTCACTGTGATACAGTACAATCGGTTGGTAAAACAAGAATTGATTTAGCTGAAATTCCTGTAGACTTTATTGTGGCAAGTGCTCATAAATTCCACGGACCAAAAGGAATTGGTTTTGCATTTATCCGTAAGAAAAACGTGTTGAGACCAGTAATGTTTGGAGGAGAACAAGAAAAAGGACTTCGCGCAGGAACAGAGGGAACACATCAAGTAGTTGGTATGGCAAAAGCGTTAGAAATGGCGTACGAGTTGTTGGATGAAGAACGCGCTCATATTACTTCGTTAAAAGAGTATTGTAGCAAGCGATTAGTTGAAGTGTATCCAGATGTACATTTTAATGGTAACAAAACAGGATTCTACAATATTTTAAACGTGTTATTACCTTTATCAGAAGAGAAAGCAGCAATGATGTTGTTTCAATTAGATATGAAAGGAATCGCTGTATCAAGAGGTAGTGCTTGTCAGTCAGGTAGTCAAAAACCATCTCACGTATTGTCTCAGTTTTTATGTGCTGAGGATTTAAAGAAACCGAGTTTAAGACTTTCTTTTAGTCACGAAAATACAAAAGAAGATATTGATATTTTGATAGATGTATTAAAAACTATCTAA
- a CDS encoding AIR synthase related protein — translation MNTNNRYALRGVSAEKEDVHNAIKNIDKGLFPKAFCKIIPDHLTGDEDYCLIMHADGAGTKSSLAYMYWKETGDISVWKGIAQDALIMNIDDLLCVGATDNILLSSTIGRNKNLVPGEVISAIINGTEDLIKELKAFGVTIHSTGGETADVGDLVRTIIVDSTVTARMKRSDVIDNANIQPGDVIVGLESFGQATYEKEYNGGMGSNGLTSARHDVFDHSLAAKYPESFDSSVPEELVYSGKVNLTDAVEGSPIDAGKLVLSPTRTYAPIIKAILSKYKADSVHGMVHCSGGAQTKILHFVDNLHIVKDNLFAVPPLFKLIQEQSNTDWREMYQVFNCGHRMELYVKPEVAADIIAISESFNVKAQIVGRVEASEEKKLTITSEYGTFNY, via the coding sequence ATGAATACTAACAATAGATACGCACTACGCGGAGTTTCTGCGGAAAAAGAAGATGTTCACAATGCTATTAAGAACATTGACAAAGGGTTATTTCCTAAAGCTTTTTGTAAGATTATTCCAGACCATTTAACAGGAGATGAAGATTACTGCTTGATTATGCACGCTGATGGAGCAGGTACAAAATCGTCTTTAGCTTATATGTATTGGAAAGAAACAGGAGATATTTCTGTTTGGAAAGGAATTGCTCAAGATGCGCTTATTATGAATATCGACGATTTACTGTGCGTTGGTGCAACGGATAATATCTTGTTGTCAAGTACAATTGGTCGTAATAAAAACTTGGTTCCAGGTGAGGTTATTTCTGCTATCATCAATGGTACTGAGGATTTGATTAAAGAATTGAAAGCATTTGGTGTAACGATCCACTCAACAGGTGGGGAAACAGCAGATGTGGGAGATTTAGTTCGCACAATTATTGTTGATTCGACTGTTACTGCTCGTATGAAACGCAGTGATGTGATTGACAATGCGAATATTCAACCTGGTGACGTAATCGTAGGATTAGAGTCATTCGGACAAGCAACGTATGAAAAAGAATACAATGGTGGAATGGGAAGTAATGGACTTACTTCAGCAAGACACGATGTGTTTGATCACTCGTTAGCAGCAAAATACCCAGAGAGTTTTGACTCGTCTGTACCAGAAGAATTAGTGTATTCAGGAAAGGTGAACTTAACTGATGCAGTGGAGGGTTCTCCAATAGACGCTGGTAAGTTGGTATTGTCTCCAACAAGAACGTATGCGCCAATTATCAAAGCTATTCTGTCTAAATACAAAGCAGATAGCGTACACGGAATGGTACATTGTAGTGGGGGAGCACAAACGAAAATATTGCACTTTGTAGATAATTTACATATTGTAAAAGATAATTTATTTGCTGTGCCACCTTTGTTTAAGTTGATTCAGGAACAATCTAATACGGATTGGAGAGAAATGTATCAAGTGTTCAACTGTGGTCATAGAATGGAGCTTTATGTTAAACCAGAAGTAGCGGCAGATATCATTGCTATTTCAGAATCGTTTAATGTAAAAGCACAAATTGTAGGTCGTGTAGAGGCTTCAGAAGAGAAGAAACTAACGATTACATCAGAATACGGAACATTTAATTACTAA
- the ruvX gene encoding Holliday junction resolvase RuvX, whose translation MARLLSIDFGKKRTGIAVTDEFQIIASGLTTVDTSELLPFLKEYFAKEKVEKVIIGEPKRLNNEPSEVVPLLNEFIGKFEKNFPAMPVERIDERFTSKMAFQTMIDSGLKKKQRQNKALIDEIAATIILQDYMNKF comes from the coding sequence ATGGCAAGATTACTATCTATCGACTTCGGTAAAAAACGCACTGGAATTGCAGTTACTGATGAATTTCAAATAATAGCTTCAGGCTTAACGACGGTTGATACATCGGAATTGTTGCCATTTTTAAAAGAATATTTTGCAAAGGAGAAGGTGGAAAAGGTGATTATAGGAGAACCTAAGCGCTTAAATAACGAACCATCTGAAGTAGTTCCTTTGCTAAATGAGTTTATTGGTAAGTTTGAAAAGAACTTTCCAGCAATGCCAGTAGAGCGTATTGATGAGCGCTTTACTTCTAAGATGGCATTTCAAACAATGATAGACAGTGGGTTGAAGAAAAAGCAGCGACAAAATAAAGCGTTGATAGACGAAATTGCTGCTACTATAATCCTTCAAGATTATATGAATAAATTCTAA
- a CDS encoding malate:quinone oxidoreductase, translating into MSSIQKSEADVVLVGAGIMSATLGVLLKELKPNLTIEVIERLDSAAAESSDAMNNAGTGHSAFCELNYTPEKADGTIDATKAINIVEQFEVSRQFWSYLVKKNILKKPNSFINTVPHMSFVWGENNVNFLRKRYAELQKYPLFHGMEFSEDPKQIKEWAPLLMDNRKTDDVYAATHMPLGTDVNFGDLTRQLFDHLKSENGVNMSFNTQVTDIKRKGDVWTVSSTDRKTGAKKVVNSKFVFVGAGGGAILLLQKADIPESKGYGGFPVGGEWLVCRNPEVVKKHMAKVYGKASVGAPPMSVPHLDTRFIDGKHSLLFGPYAGFSTKFLKQGSNADLFKSLEMNNIGPMLGVGMRNMDLTKYLIGQVLQSEKSRYEALRAYYPDAKDEDWSLEKAGQRVQVIKKDKDGKGILQFGTEVVNSADGSIAALLGASPGASTATPIMLKLLSQCFKQEFQSTEWQAKFKEMIPSFGLKLNEHPELVAEIRENCSSVLKVFPHNK; encoded by the coding sequence ATGTCAAGTATACAAAAATCAGAGGCTGATGTTGTTTTGGTAGGTGCAGGAATTATGAGTGCTACACTCGGTGTCCTATTGAAAGAGCTGAAACCAAACTTAACCATTGAGGTTATTGAGCGTCTCGACAGTGCAGCTGCCGAAAGTTCTGATGCAATGAATAATGCCGGAACTGGACACTCTGCGTTTTGTGAATTAAATTATACGCCTGAAAAAGCAGACGGTACAATTGATGCTACTAAGGCAATCAATATTGTTGAACAATTTGAAGTGTCTCGACAATTTTGGTCTTATTTGGTAAAGAAAAACATTCTTAAAAAGCCAAATAGTTTTATTAATACTGTGCCTCATATGAGCTTTGTATGGGGAGAAAATAACGTTAACTTCTTGAGAAAACGTTATGCAGAGCTTCAAAAATACCCGTTATTCCACGGAATGGAGTTTTCTGAAGATCCAAAACAAATTAAAGAGTGGGCGCCATTATTAATGGACAACCGTAAAACGGATGATGTTTATGCTGCTACGCATATGCCATTAGGAACGGATGTTAACTTTGGAGACTTAACTCGTCAGTTATTTGATCACTTAAAAAGCGAGAATGGTGTAAATATGAGTTTTAATACTCAAGTTACAGATATTAAACGCAAAGGTGATGTTTGGACAGTCTCTTCTACAGATCGCAAAACAGGAGCTAAGAAAGTAGTTAACTCTAAGTTTGTATTTGTAGGTGCTGGTGGTGGAGCTATTTTGTTATTACAAAAGGCTGATATTCCAGAGAGTAAAGGTTATGGTGGTTTCCCTGTAGGAGGTGAGTGGCTTGTATGTCGTAATCCTGAAGTAGTGAAAAAACATATGGCTAAAGTGTATGGTAAAGCATCTGTTGGAGCACCTCCAATGTCTGTACCTCACTTAGATACTCGTTTTATCGATGGAAAACATTCATTGTTATTCGGTCCTTATGCTGGTTTCTCTACTAAGTTCTTAAAACAAGGTTCAAATGCTGATTTATTCAAATCATTAGAAATGAATAATATTGGACCAATGCTTGGTGTAGGAATGCGTAATATGGATTTGACTAAATACTTGATCGGACAAGTATTACAGTCTGAGAAATCTCGTTACGAAGCGTTAAGAGCGTACTATCCAGATGCTAAAGATGAAGATTGGTCATTAGAGAAAGCTGGACAACGTGTTCAGGTTATCAAAAAAGACAAAGACGGTAAAGGTATTTTACAGTTTGGTACAGAGGTAGTAAACTCTGCTGATGGGTCAATTGCTGCGTTATTAGGAGCTTCTCCTGGTGCATCTACAGCTACACCTATTATGTTGAAATTACTTTCTCAATGTTTCAAACAAGAGTTTCAATCAACTGAATGGCAAGCGAAATTCAAAGAAATGATTCCTTCTTTTGGATTAAAATTGAATGAGCATCCAGAATTGGTAGCTGAAATTAGAGAGAATTGTTCTTCTGTATTGAAGGTATTCCCTCATAATAAATAA
- a CDS encoding tetratricopeptide repeat-containing sensor histidine kinase — translation MNLRVFIKKSVLLFAVLFLLVLYSCQKRNAAKLHSDSIAISTFINKYDYYRKDSLQVKQLGDIEAKVLGLSNTKENREIIHRFISKTKADKVFSHHLLKYAEQAEDSTDMARAYMSLGKFFENRFKIDSSYYFFTQAEQLFLKTQDSLDLEEVYIHKAELLTGNSIYGEAENQMTKSIGYGLSNRDSKRLFQQCCIMGEILVGLGQNDEAIDLYNQAYEMLDTKELRNLTTDYYRRLNRANIHNNVSRILIKQERYELAITSLQDAIDKQIDFDHPIDKQVYSALALNLAIAQMKSGELSKVSSLANISMDISTKFGNLVLENLAKLCLAEYNYLSNKPKTAHSIIKEVLDYAEKEDDFQTNLNAVELLLKYEEDKASENFNTYLSLQRRAVDENNLTRNKFSRIKYEATTLEKSNIALKQEKNTIVVVSGILFLLSLLILLVVFYLQRKRKLMIVRMLQGDTERYYNSIIKSHNEMSEAQESERNEIAKELHDGVLNKLFITRFSLMQLEEDNFSQQKNLLVNELKDVENYLRGVSHALANENSMLIEQFVPLLRELVELQNRNLAIKFRYHIDEKLDIDNLSHHCKINIYRILQEVLQNVQKHSEATKCYVTIKQKTEDTFEIEVNDNGKGFDQRGVKYGQGLLNIKERTELIGGQFEIKSSVGVGTIVLLVFKK, via the coding sequence ATGAATTTAAGAGTGTTTATTAAGAAATCAGTACTACTGTTTGCAGTATTATTCTTGTTGGTATTATATAGTTGTCAAAAGAGGAATGCAGCAAAATTGCATTCAGATAGCATAGCTATAAGTACATTTATAAATAAATACGATTATTATAGAAAAGATAGCTTACAAGTCAAACAACTTGGTGATATAGAAGCAAAAGTTTTAGGTTTATCCAATACTAAGGAAAACAGGGAAATAATACATCGTTTTATATCAAAAACAAAAGCAGATAAAGTTTTCTCACATCATCTTTTGAAGTACGCAGAACAAGCGGAAGACTCTACAGATATGGCTCGTGCTTATATGTCATTAGGTAAGTTTTTCGAAAATAGATTTAAGATTGATAGTTCTTATTATTTCTTCACACAAGCAGAGCAGTTATTTTTAAAAACGCAAGATTCATTAGATTTAGAAGAGGTTTATATCCATAAAGCCGAACTGTTAACAGGAAATTCAATTTATGGTGAGGCTGAAAATCAAATGACTAAATCTATTGGTTATGGATTAAGCAATCGCGATTCTAAACGTCTATTTCAACAATGCTGTATAATGGGAGAAATACTTGTTGGATTAGGACAAAATGATGAGGCGATTGATTTATATAATCAAGCATATGAGATGCTGGATACTAAGGAATTAAGAAATCTAACAACAGATTATTATAGGAGATTAAATCGTGCGAATATCCATAATAATGTATCTCGTATTTTAATAAAACAAGAACGATATGAGTTAGCTATCACCTCTTTACAAGACGCAATAGATAAACAGATAGATTTTGATCATCCAATAGATAAACAGGTTTATTCAGCTTTAGCACTTAATTTAGCAATTGCTCAAATGAAAAGTGGTGAGTTATCTAAAGTAAGTAGTTTAGCTAATATATCTATGGATATTTCAACAAAGTTCGGAAATTTAGTCTTAGAAAACTTAGCAAAATTATGCTTAGCAGAATATAATTATTTGAGTAATAAACCTAAGACTGCACATAGTATAATAAAAGAGGTTTTAGACTATGCTGAAAAGGAAGATGACTTTCAAACAAATTTGAACGCTGTAGAGTTATTACTGAAGTATGAAGAAGACAAAGCATCTGAAAATTTCAATACTTATTTGTCATTGCAAAGACGTGCAGTGGATGAGAACAATCTTACAAGAAATAAGTTTTCAAGAATTAAGTATGAAGCAACTACTTTAGAAAAATCAAATATTGCCTTAAAACAAGAAAAGAACACAATTGTAGTAGTTAGTGGAATATTATTTTTATTGTCTTTATTAATTTTATTAGTTGTTTTCTATTTACAGAGGAAAAGAAAATTAATGATTGTAAGAATGTTACAAGGGGATACTGAGAGGTACTATAATTCAATTATTAAGAGTCATAATGAGATGTCTGAGGCTCAAGAAAGTGAGCGAAATGAAATAGCAAAAGAACTGCACGACGGTGTATTAAATAAGCTTTTTATAACGCGTTTTTCATTGATGCAGTTAGAAGAAGATAATTTTAGTCAACAGAAAAATTTACTTGTTAATGAACTTAAAGATGTTGAAAACTATTTAAGAGGTGTATCACACGCTTTAGCCAACGAAAATAGTATGCTAATTGAACAGTTTGTTCCGTTATTAAGAGAATTAGTTGAACTACAGAATAGAAACTTGGCAATAAAGTTTAGATATCATATTGATGAAAAATTAGATATTGATAATTTATCACATCATTGTAAGATTAATATATATAGAATTTTACAAGAGGTATTACAGAATGTTCAAAAACACTCTGAAGCAACAAAGTGTTACGTAACTATAAAACAAAAAACAGAGGATACGTTTGAAATTGAAGTTAATGATAATGGAAAAGGGTTTGATCAGCGTGGGGTTAAATACGGACAAGGACTTCTCAATATAAAAGAACGCACAGAACTTATAGGTGGACAGTTTGAAATTAAAAGCAGTGTTGGAGTTGGTACTATTGTTCTATTAGTGTTTAAAAAGTAA
- a CDS encoding ATP-binding protein codes for MEKFRDNIKVTFGYIGFITLVGVMSMACHRENDTSYSQVDILRQHIDKYDRITANEKEKAEIDSIGQLVKKLPNSEETRELMAHYIRKTYADMSYIDLLSELATKDNDQRFEARSYYLKGVNYESRFVFDTAYYYYTKAEYIYTAINDTVLLRDVYRSKGVVLLNNRIFTEAQSNVLKLIRLNKYQDDIKVDYMSKLILGSILAGLGETDEAIVSLFEALDYLYDPRIDKIYNENVKRLNFVTVYKNIVEAYLKKEDYEVVRQLVDETIDKYLGREGAYDDILTAQLITLKATANIAEKKVNGVESELKKAIAFNIKHSNPKDENIAKIALGELLFLKGDSEQAVSVLNEVRAYTIKFNDLALEKEVLSKLLKFDKVHHQEYFIRYEELGDLLTDENRMIKNTFARISYEADFLIKANKKLQSQKDVITQVGSTMLGLAVLIFFIILFRQKSREVKMVKLFQQDTEKYYSSILTIHDKMGQARSHERKEVAKELHDGVLNKLFVTRFSLMQITENTLEKQRNLLINEVKEVEEYIRGVSHSLGNEESFKISFYNQLLEDLVQIQNRNEQTEFTLVIAPELDLQNLCHRTKIHLYRIIQEALQNVHKYAKATNCIVIFRKLNEGGIELLIKDNGVGFEVKKVKRGLGLNNIQDRCDLVNAFFHIQSAKGKGTTLRIVIG; via the coding sequence ATGGAAAAGTTTAGAGATAATATAAAGGTAACATTTGGCTATATTGGCTTTATCACACTGGTTGGTGTTATGAGTATGGCTTGCCATCGGGAAAATGACACGAGTTATTCTCAAGTTGATATTCTAAGACAGCATATAGATAAGTATGATAGAATTACTGCAAATGAAAAAGAAAAGGCAGAAATAGATTCTATAGGGCAGTTAGTAAAAAAGTTGCCAAATTCAGAGGAAACAAGAGAATTGATGGCTCATTACATTAGAAAAACTTATGCCGATATGTCTTATATTGATTTATTATCGGAATTAGCTACTAAAGACAACGATCAACGTTTTGAGGCAAGGAGTTACTATTTAAAAGGAGTTAACTACGAGAGCAGATTTGTTTTTGATACGGCGTATTATTACTACACAAAAGCAGAATATATTTATACCGCTATTAATGACACTGTACTATTAAGAGATGTTTATCGCTCTAAAGGTGTTGTTTTATTAAATAATCGCATTTTTACAGAGGCTCAGTCAAATGTTTTAAAGCTAATACGTTTAAATAAATATCAAGATGATATAAAGGTTGACTATATGTCAAAATTAATTCTTGGTAGTATTTTGGCAGGACTTGGAGAAACTGATGAAGCAATTGTTTCTTTATTTGAAGCTCTTGATTATTTATACGATCCTCGAATTGATAAAATTTACAATGAGAATGTAAAACGATTAAACTTTGTCACTGTTTACAAAAATATAGTTGAAGCTTATCTTAAAAAAGAGGACTATGAAGTAGTTCGTCAACTTGTAGATGAGACTATAGATAAGTACTTAGGACGTGAGGGGGCTTATGACGATATATTAACTGCACAATTAATTACTTTAAAAGCAACAGCAAATATTGCAGAAAAAAAAGTAAATGGAGTTGAAAGTGAACTGAAGAAAGCTATTGCTTTTAATATAAAGCATTCAAATCCTAAAGATGAAAATATTGCTAAGATCGCTTTAGGTGAATTACTGTTTTTAAAAGGGGATTCAGAACAAGCTGTATCTGTTTTGAATGAGGTTAGAGCTTATACCATAAAATTCAATGATCTTGCGTTAGAAAAGGAAGTTTTATCTAAACTGCTGAAATTTGATAAAGTTCACCATCAAGAATATTTTATACGATATGAGGAATTAGGTGATTTATTGACTGATGAAAATAGGATGATCAAAAATACCTTTGCTCGTATCAGTTATGAGGCAGATTTCTTAATTAAGGCAAATAAAAAACTACAAAGCCAGAAAGATGTAATAACTCAAGTGGGGAGTACAATGTTAGGTTTAGCTGTACTTATCTTTTTTATTATTTTGTTTAGACAGAAATCGCGTGAAGTAAAAATGGTTAAGTTATTTCAACAGGACACTGAAAAATACTATAGCTCTATTTTAACGATTCACGACAAAATGGGACAGGCGCGTTCTCATGAGAGAAAAGAGGTCGCTAAAGAACTACACGATGGTGTACTAAATAAGCTTTTTGTAACTCGTTTTTCATTAATGCAGATAACAGAAAATACACTTGAAAAGCAAAGAAATTTACTGATAAATGAAGTAAAAGAAGTTGAAGAGTATATTAGAGGTGTATCGCATTCGCTTGGTAATGAAGAAAGCTTTAAGATTAGTTTTTATAATCAGCTGTTAGAAGACTTAGTGCAGATACAAAATCGAAATGAACAAACAGAGTTTACGTTAGTTATTGCACCTGAATTAGATTTACAAAACCTTTGTCACCGAACTAAGATTCACCTATATAGAATAATACAAGAGGCTTTACAAAACGTTCATAAATATGCAAAGGCAACCAATTGTATTGTTATTTTTAGAAAACTTAATGAGGGGGGGATAGAATTGTTAATTAAAGATAATGGAGTAGGGTTTGAAGTAAAGAAAGTTAAACGGGGTTTAGGACTAAATAATATACAAGATCGATGTGATTTGGTGAATGCGTTTTTCCATATTCAAAGTGCTAAAGGTAAAGGTACAACACTTCGAATAGTAATAGGCTAA
- a CDS encoding YqiA/YcfP family alpha/beta fold hydrolase gives MIMIYFHGYGSDRTSRKFQDFKKLFKSSSSYCVEWTPESDFNGILNIVEASIAEEEQVILMGDSSGANFAYQLRERRKKKGLASVLVMVSPLLDYGMRKGSNLEFPDNLKNSLITIDDPKDAFILIGKQDEVIDYKGFQEKGSYNSEILFVEDSHRLPKFRDYLGYINCYVQNKLRFDYF, from the coding sequence ATGATAATGATTTATTTTCACGGATACGGGTCTGACCGTACTTCTCGTAAATTCCAAGACTTCAAAAAGTTGTTTAAAAGCTCGTCAAGCTATTGTGTTGAATGGACACCTGAGTCCGACTTTAATGGTATTCTAAATATCGTTGAAGCAAGTATAGCTGAAGAGGAGCAAGTAATTCTTATGGGGGACTCATCCGGTGCTAATTTTGCCTATCAGTTGAGAGAACGTAGAAAGAAGAAAGGATTAGCGTCTGTACTTGTTATGGTTAGTCCGCTTTTAGATTACGGTATGCGTAAAGGGTCAAACTTAGAGTTTCCAGACAATTTAAAGAATAGTTTGATTACTATAGACGATCCTAAAGATGCGTTTATCTTGATTGGAAAACAAGATGAAGTAATTGATTACAAAGGTTTTCAAGAAAAAGGGTCTTACAACAGTGAGATATTATTTGTTGAAGATTCTCACCGTTTACCTAAATTCCGCGATTATTTAGGGTACATCAATTGTTATGTACAAAACAAATTAAGATTCGATTATTTTTAA
- the aroC gene encoding chorismate synthase, translated as MAGNTFGNRFRVTTFGESHGDAIGGIIDGCPAGIALDLQEIQAELDRRKPGQSKIVTQRKEADEVRFMSGIFEGKTTGTPIGFIIENTNPKSKDYDHIKDVYRPSHADYVYDQKYGHRDYRGGGRSSARETACRVVAGAIAKQVLSSVKITAYVASVGDISIDKPYQELDFSTIEQNPVRCADPAVAIQMEELIKAVKKDGDSIGGTIFCVVQNVPVGLGEPVFDRLDAELAKAMLGINAVKGVEFGRGFAGTTMRGSEHNDVILPDGKTATNNAGGIVGGISNGMDIYFRVAFKPTATLMKDQQSINSANEVVTVQGKGRHDACVLPRAVPIVEAMTAITLADMFIEQYGYKKQK; from the coding sequence ATGGCAGGTAATACATTTGGTAATCGTTTTCGAGTAACAACATTTGGCGAGTCGCACGGTGATGCGATTGGTGGTATCATTGACGGTTGTCCGGCTGGAATAGCATTGGATTTACAGGAAATTCAAGCGGAGTTGGATAGACGTAAACCAGGGCAATCGAAGATAGTAACGCAACGTAAAGAGGCTGATGAAGTACGCTTTATGTCGGGTATTTTTGAGGGTAAAACAACGGGTACGCCAATTGGTTTTATCATTGAAAATACAAATCCAAAGTCTAAAGATTACGACCATATTAAGGATGTTTACCGCCCAAGCCACGCTGATTATGTGTACGACCAAAAGTACGGGCATAGAGATTACCGCGGAGGAGGACGTAGTTCTGCTCGTGAAACTGCTTGTAGGGTAGTAGCTGGAGCTATTGCTAAGCAAGTGTTGTCTTCTGTTAAGATTACAGCCTATGTGGCGTCTGTAGGTGATATTTCAATTGATAAACCGTATCAAGAACTCGACTTTTCTACAATCGAACAAAACCCAGTGCGTTGTGCTGATCCTGCTGTTGCAATTCAAATGGAGGAGTTAATCAAAGCGGTAAAGAAAGATGGAGACTCTATAGGGGGAACTATCTTCTGCGTGGTTCAAAACGTTCCTGTTGGTTTAGGCGAACCTGTCTTTGATCGTTTAGATGCGGAGTTGGCAAAGGCAATGTTGGGGATTAACGCTGTTAAGGGTGTTGAGTTCGGACGTGGGTTTGCTGGTACTACGATGCGTGGAAGTGAGCATAATGACGTTATCTTACCTGATGGAAAAACGGCTACGAATAACGCAGGCGGAATAGTAGGTGGTATCAGTAATGGTATGGATATCTATTTTCGTGTGGCGTTTAAACCTACGGCTACTTTGATGAAGGATCAGCAGTCTATCAATAGCGCAAATGAAGTCGTTACAGTACAAGGGAAAGGTCGCCACGATGCTTGTGTGTTACCAAGGGCAGTGCCTATTGTTGAGGCAATGACCGCAATTACTTTAGCGGATATGTTTATCGAACAATACGGTTATAAGAAACAAAAATAG